In the genome of Caulobacter flavus, the window GCCGTCGCTGGCCGAGATGAGCCGCCGCCTGCACGCCCGCAGCCAGGACAGCGAGGAAGTCATCGCCCGGCGCCTGTCGCGCGCCAAGGACGAGGTCGCCGCCTGGGAGAAGTTCGACTACGTCGTGCTCAACGACGACTTCGACAAGGCCTATGCCGACCTCGCCCACATCTACCACGCCGAACGCCAGAAGCGCTCGCGCAACCCCTGGATCGGCGACCTGGTCGGCGACCTGCTGGCGGAAGATATCTGAGGCCCCTTGCGGGCCCCTCAGTAGTGGAAGCTGCCGCTCTCGCGCGGCTGGATCAGCTCCCGGGCCCGCAGCACCAGCTGCACGGGCGTGAACGGCTTCATCATGTAGGTCGTCGCGCCCGCGCTCATGGCCTCGACCACGCGGTCCAGGCGCCGCTCGCCGGTCATGATCACCACCGGCACCTCGCGGCCCCAGTCGCTGACCCGCAGCCGGCGCAGCACCTCGATCCCCGTCTCGCCCGGCATCCGCACGTCGAGGAAGACGATCGCCGGATGACGGTCCTGCACGTCGGCCAGCAGACGCTGGGCGTCCTCCGCCGTCTCGACGTCGAAGCCGCCCTCCTCGAGCGCGGTCGACACGAATTCCAGCATCAGCGTGTCGTCGTCGATCACCAGGGCCAGGGGGCGGGACGTCATCGGGAACTCCACGGACGCGTCACAGCCAGACGCGGGACTGATTCTTGGTCGCCGCCCGCACCCGGGCCAGCAGGTCGTCGGCGGCGAACGGCTTGAGCACGTAGCCGACGGCGCCGGCCTCCATGGCGGCCTTGACGTTCGCCCCGGCCGCCGAGGCGGTTATCATGATCGCCGGGATCGTCTTCAACCGCTTTTCCGTCCGCAGCCGCCGCAGCAGCGTCAGGCCGTTGATCTCCGGCAGGCCGACGTCGAGCAGGAACAGGTGCGGCGGCTTGCGAAGGGCCGACGCCAGGGCGTCCTCGGCGTTGTGGGCGACGTCCACGGCGAAGCCCTCCATCTCCAGCCGCAGCCGGACGAACTCGGTCACCAGCGGGTCGTCGTCGACAACCAGCACGAGATGTTGCTGCTCGGGCGCGGGCTGCATGCGGTCAAGATTCCCTCGCCGGCCGCCGAATGCAAGCCGTGGTGGAGGAGATCAGGCCTTCAGCAGCGCCGCGGCCAAGGCCTGGAAGCCCTCGATCGGGATCGTCTCGGCGCGGGCGTCGGGGTCGATGCCCGCCCCCTCGCACAGCGCGCCGCCGCCGATCGGCTTGAGGCTGGAGCGCAGCATCTTGCGGCGCTGGCCGAACGCCGCGGCCGTCACCCGTTCCAGCGCCGCGACCAGGGCCTTGTCGGGCGCGGGGGCGAGCGGCACGAGGCGCGCCACCGCCGAGGCCACCTTGGGCGGCGGGGTGAAGGCGCGGGCGGGCAGGTCCATGACCACCCTGGCCGTGCAGATCGTCTGGGCCAGCACCGCCAGCCGTCCGTAGGCGTCGTCGCCGTCCTGGGCGGCGATGCGGTCGGCGACCTCCTTCTGGAACATCAGGGTCATCGACAGCGGCCGGAAGGGGCCCGTCAGCCAGTTGATCAGCAACTGGGTGCCGACGTTGTAGGGCAGGTTCGACACCATGTGCGCCGGGCCGCCCTGCGCCAGGGCCGCCATGTCGGCGCGCAGGGCGTCGCCCTCGACCAGGGTCAGGCGACCGTCGGCGGCGTCGGCCAGTTCGCCCAGCAGCGGCAGGAACCGGCTGTCCTTCTCCACCGCCACCACCTTGGCGCCGGTCTCCAGCAGCGCCCGCGTCAGGCCGCCGGGGCCGGGGCCCACCTCGATCACGGTGTCGCCTTCGCCGACCTCGGCCAGGCGCGCGATCTTGCGGGTGATGTTGAGGTCTAGCAGGAAGTGCTGGCCGAAGCTCTTGCGGGCCAGAAGGCCGTGGCGCTCGAGCGCCTCACGCAGCGGCGGCAGGTCGGCGAGGGAAGGGGACGTCATGGCCCCCGTCTAGATCGAAACGCGTCGAAAGCCTAGGCGGCGCGCCGCGCGGCGATGTCGGCGGCCAGCCGGATGGCGGCGATCAGGCTGTCGGGCCGGGCGATCCCGCGTCCGGCGATGTCGAAGCCGGTGCCGTGGTCGGGCGAGGTGCGCACGATCGGCAGGCCCAGGGTCACGTTCACCCCGCCCCAGAAGTCGAGCATCTTCACCGGGATCAGGGCCTGGTCGTGATACATGCACAGCACCGCGTCGTAGGTCGCGCGGGCGTCGGCGTGGAACAGGCTGTCGGCGGGCGCGGGCCCGCGGGCGTCGACGCCGCGGGCGCGCAGGGCCTCGACGGCCGGGACGATCGTCTCGATCTCCTCGCGGCCCAGGGCCCCGCCTTCGCCGGCGTGCGGGTTCAGCGCGGCCACGGCCAGGCGCGGCGCGGCGATCCCGAAGTCGGTCTTCATGGCCTGGGCGGTGACCAGGCCGGCCTCGACGATGCGCTCGACGCTCAGCGAGGCCGGCACCGAGCCCACCGACTGATGGATGGTCACCAGCGTCGCGCGCAGGTCGCCGGCGGTCAGCATCATCACCGGCCCGCGCGCGCCGTCGAAGGGAACGGGCGCGGTCAGTTCGGCGAGAAATTCGGTATGGCCGGGAAACTTGAAGCCGGCCTCGTAGAGCGGGGCCTTGGCGATCGGCGCGGTGACCAGCCCTGCCACGGCGCCCGAAAGCGCCAGGCCCACGCCGGTCTCGATGCAGCGGATGATCTGGGGGGCGTGGGCGCTGGAGGGCTTTCCGGCCACCACTGGCGACTGCAGCGGGATGTCGAGCACCGGAAGCGCGTCTGCGAAGACCTGGGCCGCTTCGACCGGACCGGTCACGGGCCGCACCTTCACCCCGCCGCCGGCGGCGGCCAGGCTCTGCAGGTCGCCGACGGCCATGAACACCGGGCCGCCCTCGCGGAGCGCGGCCCAGGCCTTGGCGATGATTTCGGGCCCGACGCCGGCGGGATCGCCGACGCTCAGGGCCAGGGTGTCTGTCTTCACCGGGTCTCGATGGTGGCGGAGTTGCGCAGGTCTCGCAGGTAACGTTTGGAGATCAGCGCAAGTTGCTGACCCTTAAGGCGATTTTCGATCTGGTCGTGAGACGGCGCGCCGCCGCCCGACTGACGCTTGCCGCAGACGGCGATCAGGTGCAGGCCAGCGTCGGTGCGGATCGGATCCGACACCTGGCCGACGTTCAGGGCGTTGGCCGCCTGCTGGAACGACGGGGCCAGGTCGCCGATCTCGGCTTCGCCCAGGTCGCCGGCGACGACGCCGTCCACCTTGCCGGCCTCGGCTTCCAGGGTCTGGCAGCTGGTCAGCTTGGGCTTCAGGCCGGCCAGCAGCGCGGTGGCGGCCTGGACGTCGGCTTCCGGAGCGTCCTTGGGCAGGGCCACGGCCACCTGCTTGAGGTCGACCAGGGTCGCCTTCGCGCCCGAACGCTTGTCGCGCAGATAGACGATGTAGACGCCGTCCTTGACCGGGATCGGGGCCGACAGCTGGCCGGGACGCAGCTGTTCGAGCGCCGTGTCGACCTCGGCCGGCATTTCGCCCGGGCTGACCCAACCGGCGTCGCCGCCGTTGGCCGCCGTCGCGGCGGCCGAGAACTGGCGGGCCACGGCCGCGAACGGCGCGCCCTGCTGCATCTGGGCCACCAGCTGGCGGGCGCCGTTCAGCGCCACCTCCGGACCGCCGACGCGCACGGCGTCGATGAACACTTCGCTGACCTGGTACTGCGGCTTGCTGGCCGAATCGGCCAGGCGGCGCTCGAAGGCCTTGATCTGGTCTTCGCCGATGCGCAGGCGCGAGCCGTAGCGGCCGCTGATCCAGTTCTGCCAGCTGCTTTCGGCGCGGATCTGGGCGCGCCAGGTGTCGGCGCTGACGCCCTGGGCCGCCAGGCTCGCCAGCAGCTGCTCGCCGGTCATCTTGTTGCCCTGGGCGATGCTGGCGATCTCCTCGTCGACTTCCTTGTCGGTCGAGATGATCGTGATCTTCTGTTCGCGCTCGACGCGACGCAGCTCCTGCATCTGCACGTGCTCGTCGATCAGCGAGCGCAGGGCTTCCTGCTCCAGCTGGGGCAGGTTTTCCTGGGTCGGCTGCAGGCCCGAGGTCACCATCAGCAGGCGCATGCGCTGCATCAGGTCGTAGGACGAGATGATGTCGTCGTTGACCACGGCCGCGACGCTTTCCGACAGCGGGTTGGCGCGCGGCTCGGCGGCGGCCGGCGGGGCGTCGACCTGCGGCACGGCCTGACGGGCCTGGGCGGGAAGGCCCGCCACGGTCAGGGCGAGGATGGACGCGGCGCTGGCCGCAAAAGTCGTCACGCTACGCGCAGACCGCATGGGTAGTGTCGTTCCTCTGGAGCCCGGCTTGGCCGGCCGGCCTCGATTTCAATGTCTTTGACGCGGCGAGCTTCCGGCAGGCCGTCGGCGGTCGCGTCTGGTTGCGTCACGGGGACGCGTGCGGACGCCCGCACGTCCCCCCGGACGTAGGATTGCTTAGTCGCTGTACCCTGTATCACCCAATGTGGCGAGCGTTAGGCGCACGACGATCGAACGGTCAGGCTGGAGCCTGAGACCCGACACCGTCGAGCTATAGCGGTCTTCGTGCTGATAGATGATGTCGATGCGGATGCAATCGTCCGTATAGGCCACGCCCAGGTCGCGACGGCGCCAGGTCTCGGCCACCAGGTCCAGCTGGCCGAAGGCCGTCAGGGCCCACTTCTTGGTCAGCTGCAGCTGGCCGCGGGTTTCGAAGTTCTCCTGGCGCTCGCCGTTGGAGTCGACGTTGTCCTTCAGGTAGCGGAACGAACCCTGGATCCGCGAGGTGTAGGCGTCGGCGCCCGTCTCCAGGCGGTTGATCTTGGTCGTGTCGGAATCCAGCCGCGTGCGGACATAGGCATAGATGCCGTGGATCGGGGTGACCGTGGCCGCGACGATCCAGTCGGACGACTTCTCCTGCAGGCCCGTGCGTTCGGGCAGCAGCGGGTCGAACTCGGTGCGGAAGCTGCGGCCGACCAGCAGGCTGCCGCCGCGACCGTCGGAGGTGTTGTAGGTCGCCCGGCCGCCCACGTTCATCCGCGTGCCGCCTTCGTAGAGGTCGAAGCCCGGCGACTTGTTGGTGCGGAAGAGGTTGGTTTCGTCGAACTCGAACGCCGAGCTGTCCTCGTTGTAGAGGTAGGTGGTGGCGCCGTTGCGGGCGACGACCACGGGCACGCGCGAGCTGTCCGAACCGGTGGCGACCTGCACCAACGGCTCGATGACCACGCTGCCGCCGTCCTTGAGGCCCTTGTAGAGCGGCAGGCTCAGGTCGACGCCGGCGACGCCCATCGTGCGCGAGTAGTTGACCTCGGCGTCGTCGCCAGCGGCCAGGGCCTCGGTCGAAAGGTAGATACCCTTGATCTTGTAGGCGTCGGCGCGGGCCTGGGCGAACGGCTGCACGCGCAGGCCCGCGCCGACCACGGCGCTGGCGCGCCAGTCGGCCTGGAAGCTGCCGCGAACGCTGTCGACGCCGTTCTCGCCGCGATAGGCGGCCAGGCCGTAAGGCGACTCGCCGAACTGAGATTCCGAGCGGCTGAGCAGCACGCTCGACCCCTGCAGGCGCAGGCGGCCGAACAGCACGGGGGATTCAGGCTCCCAGCGGCCCTCGACCATCGGCCCGATCAGCGGGAATGCGCCGCTGTTCTCGAACTTGTTGCCGATCCCTGTGGAGGCGTCGGTGCCGACCACGCGCAGGCCCTGCACCGAGACGGCCGAGACCGAGAACCACGACCGCTCGTCCTGCCGCGACGTGTAGATCTGCGAGGTCAGGCGGTGATCTTCGCTGGTGAACAGGCCGCGCTGCTCGTAGACGTCGTTGATGTCGTACTTGTCGAAGATGAGGGCGTCGGAGGCGCGTTCGGCGCTGAAGCCCCACTTCCACTTGTCGTTGATGTCGAACGCGCCTTTGGCCAGGATGTAGCTCCGCGTCGTGGACTCGCCGAAGCGGTGGCCGCGGTTGTCGAATTCCTTCTCGTAAGTCCCGCCGAACCGCGCCTCGAGCATGCCCGAGTAGAAGCGCTTGCGGTAATTGACGTTCAGGAACGGGTTAACTTTCGTGTTGATCTGGGGGCTTATGATCACGTCTTGAGACGGCGAGATCACTTGCAGGTAGGGCTGCTGGTAGGACAGGCCGCGCTTCTTGGACAGGCCGACCTTCGGCGTCAGGAAGCCCGAGCTGCGCGGGGTCTGCGGATCGGGGTGCCAGAACAGCGGCAGGTACAGCAGCGGCGCGCCCCACAGGCGGATCTTGGCGCCGTGATAGTAGATGATCTTCTTGGTCTTATCCTGCACCACCTTGTCGGCTTCGATCGACCAGGTCGGCGTGGGCTTTTCGGCGCAGACGTCGCAGGGCGTGTAGATCGCCTGGTTGAGCTCGGTGACCTGCTCGTTGCGGCGGATGGCGGTGGCGGCCGCGATCTTGACGTTCTGGTCCATGCGCGTGGAGAAGTTGCGCGCGAAGCCGGCGCGCATGTCCTTGTCCAGCGTCAGGTCGTCGGCGAACTGGGCCGTGCCGTCGGCGTTGATCAGTTGCACCTTGCCGTGGGCGGTGACCACGCCGGTCTTGGTGTCGTAGATCACTTCCTGGGCGCGCAGCGTGCGGCCCTGGTAGCGAACCTCGACCGAGCCGCGCGCCGTCATCGTCTGGGACGCGTCGTCGCGGATCAGCAGGTCGGATTCGAGATAGTAGCCCTCGTCGCCCAGGCCGTCGTCGGCCGCCGCCGGCTTGGCCGGGACTTCCGGAATGGTGGCGAGCGGTTGCTGGGCGTGAGCCGCGCCGCTCGCGACGGCCACGGCCAGCCAGGCGACGCCGGCCATCAGCAGCTTGCGAACCGCCGCGCCCGGCGCTGGGCTTAGATCGATCATCAGGGGCCTCGATGCCGGCGTCACAGACTCAACCATCCTCGGTATAGCAAAGCAGGGTCAGCCCCGCCAAAAGCGCCGCGACCGGAGGAGTCCAGGCGGCCAGGATCGGCCCCAGGACGTCGGCCTTGCCGAGCGCGCCGCACAGTTCGTTGAAGAAGAAGAACCCAAAGCCCAGCGCCACGCCAGAGCCGGCGAGGGCGGCCAGGCCGCCCAGCCGCATCAGGCGCAGAGAGAACGCTGCGGCCAGCACCGACATCGCCGCGAACAGCAGCGGCGTGGCCAGCATCTGCTGCAGGCGCATCTTGAACGGCGTCGCCGAGAAGCCGGCGGCTTCGGTGCGGGCGATGGTCTCGGGCAGGCGCCAGAAGGCCACGGCCTGCGGGTTCTTGAATCGGTCGGCCGCCGTCCGCTCGTCGAGGTCCGACGGCACCGAGGCGCTTTCCGAGCGCAGGGCGCCGGCGCCGGGCGTGGCCTCGCTGACGCCGGTCAGGCGCCAGAAGCCGGGCTCCAGGCGGGCCTCGGCCGCCTCGTAGCGGCGGGTGAAGACCAAGCTGCCGTCCGGCTTGACGTCGTAGACGAAGAACGAGACGCCGCGCAGGCGCACCGCGCCGTCGACGGTGTCGCGCATGCGGGCGCGGATGACGATCTGGCGCTTGTCGTCGCCCTGGCGCAGCCAGGCGCCCTTGGGCGTGTTCTTCAGGTAGCCGGCCAGAAGGGCGTCGCGCTCGGTCTCGAACCGGGCGCTCATCGCCGAGGTCAGCGGATTGAGCAGGGTGACGGTGACCACGCCCATGGCGAACGCCGCGAAGGCCGCCGGCAGGATGAAGCGCCAGGCCGAGACGCCGGCCGCTCGCATGGCGACCAGTTCGCTGCGGCGGTTCAGGCCCACGAAGGCGCCCAGGGTGCCGAACAGAAAGATGAACGGCGTCAGGGTCAGCAGCGTGGCCGGCGCCTGCAGCACGGTCAGGTACAGCAGCTGGCCAAAGCCCGCGTCTTCCGAGCGCGTGCCGACGTTGCGGGTGATGTCGACGAAGGCGATCAGCATCACCAGCGCGCCGAGCACCGCCAGGGCCGCGCCCAGCGAGGCCAGCGTCTTGCGCAGCACGTAGCGTTCGATCATGCCGACGCCGATCACGACAGGCCTCCCAGCGGCTGGGCGCCGCCGATCGGGACGTAGCGCCGGATCTTCTGGCGGAAGACCTGCGCCAGGCCCCACCAGGTGGCGGCGATCGGCACCAGGTACTGCATGACGTTCAGCCAGACCTGGTCGTCGCAGGCCGCCTGGACGCCGAAGCCCATGATCCGCACCACGGCGGCGGCCGCGCCGACGGCGGCGATGCGCTTGCCGTAGCCCATGCGGCTGAACGAGCCGCCGATCACGGCGGCCAGGGCCATGGCCATCATGGCGATGTTGTAGAGCGGGCTGGCCAGGCGCGAATGGCCCTCGGCCAGCATCTTGACCCGGTTATGCTGCTCCCAGTCCTGGGTCATGTCCGGGAAGAACAGCTCGTGCGGATAGCGGTCGGCGATCTTGTAGTGCAGCAGCTCGTCGCTCTGGAACAGGGTCGACAGGTCGAAGACGTACTCCTCGAACGACAGGTAGTTCAGCACGCCCGCGCTCGAGAACTCCTGGTTGGAGCCCTTGCGCATGATCAGCACCGGCAGGTCGTTGCGCTTGGCGATCACGCCCTCGCGCGCCGTGTAGGTGACCGAGCCGCCGTTGGGCTTTTCCTGATGGATGAACAGGTTCTTGATCAGGTTGTCGCGGTCGATCGACTGGGCGTAGACCGTCAGGCCCGGGCCGGGCTCGGTGAACTCGCCCGGCCGCACCAGGGTCGAGGCCAGGTCGGTCTTCATGTCGAAGGCGGTCTCGCGGATCAGCCGCGCCGACCACGGCTGCGCCCACAGGCCCAGCGCCAGCGAGATCAGCGCCGCGAACACCGCCAGCCGCATGGCCGGCGAGATCACCCGCCAGCGACTCATGCCGCCGGCGAAGCAGACGACGATCTCCTGCTCGGTGTGCAGACGGTTCAGCGCCACCAGGGCGGCCACGAACAGCGCCACCGGCATGATGATGTTCAGGAGCTGCGGCAGGGCCAGCAGGATCATCTTGGCGAAGATCAGCGCCGTCTGGCGCTGCTCGACCAGAATGTCGAATTCGGACAGGCTGCGGGCCAGCAGGGCCAGCGCCGCCAGGGCCGCGGTGGCCAGGATGGTCGGCCCGACCAGCTGTCGGAAAAGATAGCGTTCGATCAGGCGCATGCAGGGGGCGGCTTCGGGGGCTTCACGGATTCGCGCGGCGAACCCCGGCGGTGGGCGTGTTCTACACGTCTGGCTCGGCTTGGCACAACCGAAGACATTGTAGGGCAGGGCGTGACGGGGCTGTGAACGGCGACGGTCTTTTCGCGGGAGACGGCATGGACTATGCCGGGCGTTCACGTCCTGTCGCGTCGGATCGCGGCCTTCTCAAGGCCGCGCCGCGATCGGACCTCCCGCTTCCCAGGAGCGCTCAATGCGTATCGAGTTCGTCCCCGCCGACAGCCAGGCCGGCGCCACCGCCGCTCTCGCCGTTCTCGCCTACGAGGCGGCGGCCCTTTCGCCCGAAGCCAAGGCGGTCAACGACGCCGCCGGCGGCGCGATCGTCCGCGCCGCGGCCGGCGGCCGTTTCATCGGCGCCAAGGGCCAGGTGCTCGACATCGTCGCTCCGGCCGGCCTCGACGCCGCCCGCGTGGTGGTGATCGGCGTCGACGGTTCGGGCGTCGTCGAGCCCGAGACGGTCGAGATCGCCGCCGCCCACGCCTACAACGCCGTCAAGACCTCGGGCGTGACCGAGCTGCTGCTCAAGCTCGGCGGCGACGCCGAGACCGCCGCCCGCGTCGCCTTCGGCGTCAAGCTGGCCGCCTACCGCTTCGACAGGTACCGCACCACCGAGAAGGCCGAGAAGAAGCCCTCGGTCGCCACGGTCAAGGTCGCCGCCGCCGATCCCGCCAAGGCCCAGAAGGCCTTCGCCGCCCTCGAGCCTATCGCCGACGCCATCCTGTTTAGCCGCGACCTGGTCTCCGAACCGGCCAACATCCTGCATCCGGAAGAGTTCGCCGCCCGCGTGAAGGGTCTCGAAAGCCTGGGTCTGGAGGTCGAGATCCTCGGCGAGGCCGAGATGGCCAAGCTCGGCATGGGCAGCCTGCTCGGCGTCGGCCAGGGCAGCGTCCGCGAAAGCCAGCTGGTCGTGGCCAAATGGTACGGCGCGGCCGACAAGTCGGCCCAGCCGATCGCCTTCGTCGGCAAGGGCGTCTGCTTCGACACCGGCGGCATCTCGATCAAGCCCGCCGAGGGCATGGAAGACATGAAGTGGGACATGGGCGGCGCGGCCGCCGTGGCCGGCGTCATGCACGCCCTGGCCGGCCGCAAGGCCAAGGTCAACGCCATCGGCGTGCTCGGCCTCGTCGAGAACATGCCCGACGGTAATGCCCAGCGCCCCGGCGACGTGGTCACCTCGATGTCGGGCCAGACCATCGAGGTCATCAACACCGACGCCGAAGGCCGCCTCGTGCTGGCCGACGCCCTCTGGTACACGCAGGACCGCTTCAAGCCGAAGTTCATGGTCGACCTGGCCACCCTGACCGGCGCGATCATCATCTCGCTGGGCAACGACTACGCAGGCCTGTTCAGCAACAACGACGGCCTTTCGGAGAAGCTGCTGGCCGCCGGCGACGCCGAGCGCGAGCCGCTGTGGCGCCTGCCGCTGCCCAAGGCCTACGAGAAGCAGATCGAAAGCCCGATCGCCGACATGAAGAACATCGGCGGCCGCCCGGCCGGCTCGATCACGGCGGGCCTGTTCCTGCAGCGCTTCGTCAACGGCGTGCCGTGGGCCCACCTCGACATCGCCTCGACCGCCTGGCGCAAGGGCTCGTCCGATCCGACCGTGCCGGACGGCGCCGTCGGCTTCGGCGTGCGCCTGCTCAACCGCCTCGTCGCCGACGCCTACGAGGGCTAGTTCGGCGAATGACGGCCGCGCCCTGCGAGATCTGGTTCTACCACCTGGAGCGAAGCAGCGCCGAACAGGTGCTGCCCGAGCTTCTGGAAAAGACCCTGGGGCGCGGCTGGAAGGCCCTGGTCAGGGGCGGGGATCCCGCGCGCATCAACGCGCTGGACGCCCACCTCTGGACCTTTCGCGACGACAGCTTCCTGCCGCACGGCCTGGCCGAGGAGCCGCTGGCCGAGCGTCAGCCGGTGCTGCTGAGCACGGCGCTGGACAACCCGAACGGCGGCGACGCGTTGTTCCTGCTCGACGGCGCCGAGCCGGGGGATCTGAGCGGGTTCGCGCGCTGCATCCTCCTGTTCGACGGTCGCGACGAAGAGGCCCTGCGACTGGCGCGGGGCCGTTGGAAGGCGTTCAAGGGGGCCGGCCATCCGGTCTCCTACTGGCAGCAGGCCGAACGCGGATGGGAGAAGAAGGCATGACGCGGTCCCGGTTCCTGGCGGTTTTCGGCGCGGCCATGCTGCTGGCGGCCTGCTCGACGAGCACGCCCGAGCCCGCGCCGCCGCCGCCGCCCGAAACGCCGGTGGCGCCGCCGGCCATCGCCCTGCCCAAGCCGCCCGAGCCCGAGAAGGACCAGTGCGGTCTCAAGGAGGCTCAGGCCTTCGTCGGCAAGAACCGCACCCAGTTGCCGGCCCCGGTCGATCCTTCGCGCTGGCGCGTGGCCTGCACGACCTGCCCGGTTACCATGGACTATCGCGCCGACCGCCTGAACATCCTGTTCAACCCCGACACCGGCGTCGTGCAGCAGGTGAAGTGCGGGTAGGGGCCGCGCTCTCCTCGAAACATCTAAAGCCCGTTATCCCGGAAAGCGCGCAGCGCCTATCCGGGACCTAGGGAGACCGGGCGCGGCGAACACTTCGGCACCGGAGCGGTAGCCAATGCTCCGCGCCGGCCCCTGGGTCCTGGCTCTCCGCTGCGTTGCGGCCGGGATGACGACGGATGAGGCGCTTCCAGCGCCCCGCAGCATTTACGCCTAACTATTTGTCTTCATGGACAAATACGGCGTCCATCTAGACGGAATCGCCAGTCCCCGGGCCAAGTCTCCGCGCGACGTCGCGGCGCTCCCAACCAGCCGCGCGCGCCTGGGGAGTTGGTGCATGAAGTTCGCCGCCATCCTGGCCGCGGCCGTTCCGCCTGCGCCGCCGCATCAAGACCGACCGCCGCAACCACCCCCAACCCCGGCCCTTCCCCCATTAGGGGGAAAGGGTGAGGAAGCACTTCCCACCCATAAAACCCCCGCGCACGCGGGGGTATGGAATTGGGGGCGGCTGAAGGGGATAGAGCCCCGTCCATCCTCTGCGTTCAGCGAAAACTCTCCAACCAATCCAATCCCTTGCAACTTTATCACGCACCTGGATCAGACGGATGAAATCCCGCCGCATACTCACATGGTCCCCGCCATGGGGAGGGCTCTTGGTACCGGCCCAAGCGTGGCGAGGACCGCATCGAGCGGGGCCGCTTGGTTCGTATCGGGGAAGGCGGGAGAGGGTCTGTCCGTGGATAGATCCGGGGCCCTACGAAGCCTTCCTGGACGAGCCTGCGGGTAGACAGGGTCGGGAACGTTCAAACCGGCCTAACAGGATCAGCCGAGGCCGCGCCGGATTACCGCGGGGCTGTCGATCCTGCCCGTCCGAGGGCTAGCCGGGCCAAGGTTGAAAGAGACCTACGCCCCCGGTCCTTCGAGCCAATGATGCGGCGGAGCGGTCGACGAAGCCGAAACGCTAAACAAAAACACGGTCTCCGGGCTTCGCCCGGC includes:
- a CDS encoding DNA polymerase III subunit chi is translated as MTAAPCEIWFYHLERSSAEQVLPELLEKTLGRGWKALVRGGDPARINALDAHLWTFRDDSFLPHGLAEEPLAERQPVLLSTALDNPNGGDALFLLDGAEPGDLSGFARCILLFDGRDEEALRLARGRWKAFKGAGHPVSYWQQAERGWEKKA
- a CDS encoding peptidase inhibitor I78; the protein is MTRSRFLAVFGAAMLLAACSTSTPEPAPPPPPETPVAPPAIALPKPPEPEKDQCGLKEAQAFVGKNRTQLPAPVDPSRWRVACTTCPVTMDYRADRLNILFNPDTGVVQQVKCG
- a CDS encoding leucyl aminopeptidase, which gives rise to MRIEFVPADSQAGATAALAVLAYEAAALSPEAKAVNDAAGGAIVRAAAGGRFIGAKGQVLDIVAPAGLDAARVVVIGVDGSGVVEPETVEIAAAHAYNAVKTSGVTELLLKLGGDAETAARVAFGVKLAAYRFDRYRTTEKAEKKPSVATVKVAAADPAKAQKAFAALEPIADAILFSRDLVSEPANILHPEEFAARVKGLESLGLEVEILGEAEMAKLGMGSLLGVGQGSVRESQLVVAKWYGAADKSAQPIAFVGKGVCFDTGGISIKPAEGMEDMKWDMGGAAAVAGVMHALAGRKAKVNAIGVLGLVENMPDGNAQRPGDVVTSMSGQTIEVINTDAEGRLVLADALWYTQDRFKPKFMVDLATLTGAIIISLGNDYAGLFSNNDGLSEKLLAAGDAEREPLWRLPLPKAYEKQIESPIADMKNIGGRPAGSITAGLFLQRFVNGVPWAHLDIASTAWRKGSSDPTVPDGAVGFGVRLLNRLVADAYEG